A single region of the Tigriopus californicus strain San Diego chromosome 8, Tcal_SD_v2.1, whole genome shotgun sequence genome encodes:
- the LOC131885048 gene encoding uncharacterized protein LOC131885048, with protein MSHVIMTFTLGMGWLWTFVVLGGVEGSAHWVSSSQVMLKSKAETGASAEPVLFKRVKRADVPSWILDCEGLDCLYKILRVLTYRFPVNTVGLWDDIFETYNARDALKKQLQIQKINTMRAEHEASMVSIFREIELLDTEFESEQTSPSSPNKKILIQGPRSHEAKRKSKMMIKLFERPQNQEKVE; from the exons ATGAGTCATGTAATAATGACCTTCACGCTTGGGATGGGGTGGTTATGGACTTTCGTGGTCCTCGGCGGGGTTGAAGGGTCCGCCCATTGGGTCTCTTCTAGCCAAGTGATGCTGAAAAGCAAGGCTGAAACCGGAGCCTCGGCTGAGCCAGTGCTTTTCAAACGTGTCAAACGAGCCGATGTGCCGAGCTGGATCTTGGATTGCGAAGGCCTGGATTGCTTGTACAAGATCTTGAGAGTTCTAACTTACCG atTTCCCGTTAACACTGTCGGCTTGTGGGATGACATCTTTGAGACGTACAATGCCCGGGATGCTTTGAAAAAACAGCTCCAGATTCAGAAGATCAACACCATGAGAGCTGAGCACGAGGCCAGCATGGTTTCGATCTTTCGAGAAATCGAATTACTCGACACCGAATTTGAATCGGAGCAAACAAGTCCTTCCAGCCctaataaaaaaatactgATACAAGGGCCAAGATCTCACGAGGCTAAACGAAAATCGAAGATGATGATCAAA